One uncultured Carboxylicivirga sp. genomic window, TATAAAAATATTGAGGCTGATACGGCCATGCGCGATTCAATTGCGAAGCCCGGACAGAAACCTCCTAAAAAAGATAATTAATTTTTTGAAGCTCCTTCGGGGGCTTTTTTTTTGACTTTTAATTAGTTAATTCCGGACAATAATATTGAAGAATAAAAAGTGCGGAAATTTTTGGAAAAGTTTTTGGAGATATGATTCTATTTACTACTTTTGCAAACGCAATTGCAAACGGGGCGTACGATAGAGAAGTTTTGATGCAATTGTTACTCTCGAAAGGTGAGAGTGTAAAAAGGAGAGTTGGGTGAGTGGCTGAAACCACCAGTTTGCTAAACTGACGTACGGGAAACTGTACCGGGGGTTCGAATCCCCCACTCTCCGCTCAATATTGTTTTCGGGGTGTAGCGCAGTCCGGTTAGCGCACCTGGTTTGGGACCAGGGGGTCCCAGGTTCGAATCCTGGTACCCCGACTACTTTAAGAACTTTGTAATGATAAAGTTCTTTGTTTTTATAGAATATTGTTTCGGGGTGTAGCGCAGTCCGGTTAGCGCACCTGGTTTGGGACCAGGGGGTCCCAGGTTCGAATCCTGGTACCCCGACGATGAAAAAATCAAATCAAGTCAAAAGCTCATAAACCATTGTGTTTGTGAGCTTTTTTGTTTTTTATTATCCTGTTTAGTAGCAAAATAAACCACATTTAATGAGACCTATTCGGTGACCTCATTTTCTTATTATCTTTATATGTTGATATATGGTAACGATCAGATTCATAGTGTTTAATTTGGTTCGTTTTGATCGATTTTAACATTTGTTAAGTGACCTTACTAGGTGACCTCTGTTTCTATTTAACCGGTAGGTCACCAGATCTTTGTAAGATCTTGAATGATAGTCTTAATGGATTGATTCAATAATTATATTTGATCATTTTTATTGATTTTCTAAGACTTATGTTAATAATCAAAATCAATCATTTAAAATAAAATATTATGGGAAATAAGGTTAATACACTGGGAGTAGGGTTCTTGCTAAAACAGAGTAAAGGTAGAAACGGTCAAGCACCCTTGTATTTAAGGATAACTGTTAATGGAAAAAGGGCTGAAATTTCTTTAAAGTCTTTTGTTGATATTAATAAATGGGATTTTAATAAAGGATTGTATGCCGGATACACCAGGGAAACTCAAAGGCTAAATACTCAACTGGAACAAATAAAAGGACATGTAGTAGATTGCTATCACCAACTTCAGGCCAGAAGAGAAATAATAACAATTGATACAGTTAAAAATCTCTATTTAGGTATAGAAAAGTCAGATTTTACTTTAGTGAAGCTTTTTGAATATCATAATTCAGAAATGAAGGATATTCTTAGGTGGGGAACATTGAAAAACTATTTTACAACAGAGAAATATATTAAACGCTATTTAATCAAGAAGCATTTTATCAGAGATATTCCGTTATCTCAACTCAAATATGGTTTCCTCACTGGTTTTGAGAAGTTCATGAAAGAGTCGGAGCCTATTAATCCGGATAATCCATGCAATCATAACACTGTAATGAAGCATATTGAGAGGATGAAAAAAGTGATTAATCTGGCTGTTAGAAATGAATGGCTGGAAAAAGATCCTTTTGTGAAATTTAAGCCTAAATATATACGAAAAGAAATTGCCTATTTGGATGAAGATGAATTGGCAAGGATTCAATTTAAAGATTTTTCCATCTCGAGGCTTGATTATGTCAGGGATTTGTTCATTTTCAGTTGTTATACAGGGCTATCTTATTCTGATGTGTGTGCATTGACAATTGATAATATACAGTTTGGGATTGATGGTAATAAATGGATTATTACATATAGGATCAAAACGAATCAGCAGGTTAAAGTACCCATCTTACCTCAGGCAGAAGAAATAATTAATAAATATCAGGATAATCCCAGAGTTGAAATGTCAGGGAAACTTCTTCCGATATTCACAAACCAGAAAATGAATTCATATCTAAAAGAGATTGCCGATTTATGTGATATCCCAAAGCATTTAACTTTTCATGTTGCCAGACATACGTTTGCAACTACAGTTACATTGAAAAATGGTGTACCCATAGAATCTGTATCTAAGTTATGGGGACATCGAAGTATTGCAACAACTCAGATTTATGCTAAAGTTATTGATACAAAGTTAAGTCAGGATATGCAACGATTACGTGATGTTTTACCGATTAAGGATAGAAGTGTGAGGTAGGGCTTTGATTTCTGCCAATAGTCAGAGCTCCCTCCCCAATAGATAATTAAGATGGTCCCACCATGTTTTTTAATCACTTTAATATTTCTGCCGTATAGTGTATCGCTCCTCCGAAAAATTGCTAAAATGTCACTAACTGTTAATGCAAGAGCGACATCATTTAATGGAGTTTATATACTCTTGCAATCAAACAGAAAGTGACATTAATTTTTGAAGGAGGAGTGAGAAATGATCGGTAGAAAATGATGACTTTATTTTTCTACTTTTTTCAATTGACAGCTATAAATATTCCTTAGAATACAGAATGTGATACAATTTGGTTGGTTTTGGTGCATTTTACATATTGTAAAGTTAGAATCCATCCCGTAATTTAAAT contains:
- a CDS encoding site-specific integrase; the protein is MGNKVNTLGVGFLLKQSKGRNGQAPLYLRITVNGKRAEISLKSFVDINKWDFNKGLYAGYTRETQRLNTQLEQIKGHVVDCYHQLQARREIITIDTVKNLYLGIEKSDFTLVKLFEYHNSEMKDILRWGTLKNYFTTEKYIKRYLIKKHFIRDIPLSQLKYGFLTGFEKFMKESEPINPDNPCNHNTVMKHIERMKKVINLAVRNEWLEKDPFVKFKPKYIRKEIAYLDEDELARIQFKDFSISRLDYVRDLFIFSCYTGLSYSDVCALTIDNIQFGIDGNKWIITYRIKTNQQVKVPILPQAEEIINKYQDNPRVEMSGKLLPIFTNQKMNSYLKEIADLCDIPKHLTFHVARHTFATTVTLKNGVPIESVSKLWGHRSIATTQIYAKVIDTKLSQDMQRLRDVLPIKDRSVR